In Thermanaeromonas sp. C210, the following proteins share a genomic window:
- the pth gene encoding aminoacyl-tRNA hydrolase: protein MKMVVGLGNPGPRYETTRHNAGFMALDLLADDLAVELGRRQRDALVGTGRVGEERVLLVKPLTFMNLSGQAVGPLARWYGIRPADILVLMDDLDLEPGRLRVRAKGSSGGHRGLGSVLAALGTDMVPRIRIGIGRPPAGQDPADYVLEPFTEDEWSLVSPVLLKAARAARLWLEGLDLEEVMNRFNC from the coding sequence TGGGCAATCCCGGGCCCCGCTATGAGACAACGCGCCATAATGCTGGCTTCATGGCCCTGGACCTGTTGGCCGACGACCTGGCCGTCGAGCTCGGCCGCAGGCAAAGGGACGCCCTGGTAGGGACCGGCCGCGTGGGGGAAGAGCGGGTGCTCCTGGTCAAGCCCCTAACCTTCATGAACCTGAGCGGTCAGGCCGTCGGCCCCCTGGCCCGGTGGTATGGTATCCGGCCGGCAGATATCCTAGTCTTGATGGACGACCTGGACCTGGAACCCGGCCGGCTGCGGGTGAGGGCCAAAGGGAGCTCGGGGGGCCACCGGGGCCTGGGTTCGGTGTTGGCGGCCCTGGGCACCGACATGGTTCCCCGAATAAGGATCGGGATCGGCCGGCCCCCGGCGGGCCAGGACCCCGCGGATTACGTCCTGGAACCCTTTACCGAGGACGAGTGGTCCCTGGTTAGTCCCGTACTCCTCAAAGCCGCCAGGGCCGCCCGCCTCTGGCTGGAGGGC